The Gouania willdenowi unplaced genomic scaffold, fGouWil2.1 scaffold_434_arrow_ctg1, whole genome shotgun sequence genomic sequence CTATGGCAACAAAAACCACAAGTGCCTTAACTTCTTTCTTCATTAAAACCCCTGTATTATTGCAGAGGTGGACTTTGCCAACAGGCAACTAGGCAGCTGCCTGGTGCCCCGCCCTCAGGGGGGCCCCCAACGGCTGACAAACTTTACTCAACAGTAATGTTTTAAAACGAAGCAATTGCAGTGACCTACCTTTTtaactctattttttttctcttggtcTGCCTTAATCCTTCCttaatatatacattaaaattaaataaaaaaccaacCCATGCAATTCTGGTGAACAATGTTATGTCtttagaaatacaaaaacaaattgaattgtcagtgattaataaataatgacacATATCTAAGACACATATATATTAACAGTCCATATATATTATGAGattcaaaatcaaaaatacactGTAGACTGCCAGTTTACCTCTTTAGCACTGTGGGTTATGAGGTTTTCAGAAGGCAGTGggtgatgacaaaaaaggtGGCGTAGAAGAAATCTTCAGGACAACTGAATTGTCATTTATTGTACAATCAAAGTCCTAAAACAGGATATCAAAAGAGACACCTGCTGAGAGTCTGCTGCCAAATTCTTGCAGCTCTGAAGCCCTTTTGATCAAGCAAGTGCCTATATACTTCAAGGATATGTCATCCAACGTGTGGTATTCATTCTAATATTAGCTCATACACTGGCAAAAAAGGTCATGCGGTCTGTGCAATAGGTTTGAGAAAAATAACCTCTCAATCATTCTAAATGAGGGTCCCTCTTTGCTTGGAACATTTGGTCTAAAACGTAAGATATTCTTCAACCATTATTGATATAACACACTGGGTTTCATTCCATGAAATCTCATAGTACACTTTACACAAGTTATTTACGATGAAGACATACGTATATTTGAAACAGTGAACCTTAGTTCAAAACAGTATAAACCTTtaatattgaaatgttaaaCTTTAATACACATCAGTTATTCGGGTGAGATTTGAATTGTCGACCCTCctattacaagcccagcgtccttaatcAATAGCATTAGGCCACCACTCCACCTTTAGACCTCCACTTCACatagtttccaatgcttacaaaataacttctctCCTCAGaataggacttaaaccattgcggtacttttccatttagtccaactcACGCTTGGAATCTGTGCTAAATAAAAATGCGGttcacagtgtcaaatgcagcactaaGATCCAATGAATTGAGAACAGAAActcttcctgaatcagtgttcaactttATGTGATTGATCACTTTAatcagagctgtttctgtgctgtgacaGAACCAAAGCCTGACAGAAATGTATCAAAGACTCTGTTGAAAGTTAATAActtagttggttgaagaccagcttctcaatgatcttggccatgaaaggAAGGTTGGTGATTAGTCTTTTCCAGTATAGAAatagcagttaattatctgacacaaatcagtcacAATTGACTTTAAAACAGGTTTAAACAGTTTCTTCTATATTGTATGTTTCTATTACAACAGAAGTTCTAGACTTGTgatcaggggcctcatttataaacgctgcgtacgtacaaaagaaagcaTACGCCACATTTAAACAAAGTttgggatttataaaaaaaaacctgatgagATAATGTGCGCACCTCCACGGCTGCTCTGACCTTGCCGTatgcacaaaatcatgagaaacgggaaactctgatgccaacaggagaagaaggaaattaaagacagctctgtgaaattcaaagaatttgtgtgaaataatcaaacgcattgaacatttcacaacacattaTTTGAAGAATGCATTTGCAAAGAcggaggaggaaaaaattatactgacaccccagggagtgagtgacgtgcgcgcgcctacaaatacagttttgtatcattattattattattattaataataataataataataataataataataataataataataataataatcacatgatcattgcgcaaaactaccgatcaattggctgcaacacctgtagctgttataaaaaggaacacacTCTAATGCGTAAAGATGCACAGTGGTTTATCTGGCACAGAGACCGGCGAGCACTGTAGGCAGGACCCCCCGTGAGGACAAGGTGCTGCGGGAGGGACGACAAGGCTGCAGAGGGAGGAAGACGATCGAGTTGCTGCAGAGTTTAATcccacattttcccacatgatccacattttctcctccgCTTTTATGACAAtcgtttatttttcacctgtcaCAGTCTGATGAGGCAATATGATctgcctttcttttttttcatttgtattgttcACTGTGTCACCAAATTACACTTTCCTGcgtgtgtccacctcaacaattaatacctccacctcacattgagtgaaatttgttttatttgctcgttttccccCTCGGTCCGCCATGAAATTTGTATTAATGAATATTCATTCAGGGAATTCACCTGACCTTTTATGGGCACCAAATAGGCGGTGCAAGGTGTTTCTTCACGTGCGCCAACCttcgagttgattgtgatttagAAATGGAAACAGGCGTACCTAGGCACACTTttttaaatgaggccccaggacCCAAAAATTTGGTCACAGTCCCATTTTCAGTGGGATGtagacaagaaaaaaactaaaaacctttTGGTATTATTGTAACTTCTCTCTTTCCATATCTCACTGcagaaatttaattttaaaaactaataataaattggAATGGATTTTTACATACTACGTTTATCTTTTACTCTTTAAAttgcatattttcatttatttgtaatttggtttgaaaaatgtttcctGTAGACTGTTATAACAGTGTGACTATTCCATATGTTCAGTTTTCTATTATCTCACATAAAAACTGTTCCAcatgtttattaatttaatagaaaaGAGAAGAGGAAGGAACAGATTCCAGAGGAAGTCCAGCTTGTTcttgctcttggtgctgctgatgtgtgtgtgtagcggcGTTGATTCGTTGGTTTGATACTGAGTTAGTTGGCTTCATCTCTTCGTTTCCTCTTGTTTCTCTAAAATAAACCACATGAACCTTTCAGTCAgctgaaaaaacactttcaccGTCACCTTTAAGTTGCTGTGTCAACATGTCAGCAGAGTAGACTTACATAGTTGATTTTGTTAGTCCAGCCAGGGTTCTCCGACAAATGGATGAAAGCATGCAGTGTGGCCTCAGCATTATATAAACCTTTTAACTCTGGTGACAATGCTCTCCACTGTAGATGGACAACAAGAAAAGTGTCAGTCGCACACACCAAAGACAAAAGTTTAAATATCACAGATCGTTCCTGGAGGAACAAAcgttaacactttacttaaagttttatacataaggctgacattacgctgtcattattagtcattagcatgaataaggtgtcatgaaggctgtcattaagtgttgttttgctaaattatgacatagCACCTTTGAAGATATGTTGGCATTCTCTGGGTTAAGTGGAGGAATCTAGTGGGATTAggtggggttaggggttagggcacAGTTCACCAAGGGCACCAAGTAGCCTTTATGGACCATATGAGGGGCCaccaggagctctagtcactagCTACACgggataaagttttagtattaatctgcgtatgattgagagggagatttttggccatgttgttgttgatgtaatgtgtttgttgatgaattgaattgattttactgataattttaaattatgttctaatagattttaagctgttgaatgttttctgttgcactttttgatcatgtaaagcacattgagttgccttgtgtatgaaatgcgctatacaaatacatttgccttgccttgctatCTCTTGGTTGGGGTTGGACACAGCTAACAACCCAATTCGatgaagaaaacactgttactATAAGCACAGGGTAAACAAAATGCTGGAGCATAATGTCTTTTTTCAGAGTCGCATTAgtcagcacacaaaaaaaaaaaaacacgtcacatttcctcactcccttctgtatttctcccacatcattaatttatcattaatttattttactttttctgtTTCTCTGAGCGCTGACGGATGAGACGGAGCGGAGTCACCTCTGTGTTTATGTCGAGCATTAGCGCAGGTTGTGGCAtcgtgtgattatgggttattttgaatgatcattaatgacttttctgctgggaatgttttaggatttcctttggaaaacataggaagagaaaccaaatataggacgtgaCGGTGTGACTGTAGTAAAAGGGCAGCGCCACATTGTCACAGCATTGGAGTctgaagtattctgtccaatcggACACAAACCGTTTCGCCTGCGTGACGtagttcagaaagtttggtgcgcttggcaaatagaatgtgtgaaagccggagcaaattaaaatgcaaaaaatgttgcagattcacctCCTGAATCACACAGAGTCCaccggactatatgtgtgaaagcaccctaattACTATTTAAAAGTAACTTGCACAACACtgggtatgttatatataatatgatatgaataaaatatatatattgtttaaacgcaaagtggatttttacaaatttgtcatgttttatgaTGAGCTAAAAGTTGTTTGTCGTAAAATAGCAACATGGGGATTTTCTAGGAAACGTGGAAAATTAAACGAttgaataaattaggagaaataaagtgttgcatgttgaaacttaaacatttctgacCTTTTAAAGTGCCTGCTATTATCTTACCctgtaattaaagtgaaactgcgaaaatgtaatatttaagaaGCTCTTTTCGAACTGGTAGCGCTTTGGACTACGcatacctatgaagtagctcagttttagaaaggttggtgacccctgggttaggggttagggtaacaaacaacacttaatgacagccttaatgaGACCGTatccatgctaatgacaggtgtcatgtcataataatgtcagcttttatgtataaaacttcaagtgttactgAACAAACTAATTTACCCGTTCACCGAGGTGTTTGTTCACCACAGCGCTCGTCCTCACGCCCAGCTCTGCCTCCGCAGCTGCCCTGTTCTGTTTCAGGAAGAGCATGAAGGCGTTGGGGGGTTTTTTAATGTATGGCTCCTTTGTCACGATCACCTCATTTCTGGGTGGGGGGGTAAAGGTTGGGAGCTCAACATGGTGTACCACAGCTGGAATGGAAGGGATGGTTGAGGGGCCAGGATTTTGTTGGGGGTAATAATCCGCTTTCTGCAAGACGGTGTTGACTTTATGGTCCTCAATGTTTGGGGCCCCATGCCTGACATCATTAAATACTTTAGGGCCACTTTTACAGTGGCCCCCGTACTGGCCCCTATGCTGTTGGGCTCTGTACCTGTGCTCATCATAAGGAACCTGTTCCTGAAAAGCAGAACATCCATATTTTAAGAAGAATCAATAACACATCAACATTAAGTagataattttacaaaaaaaacggGAAGGGGGCGTGTCCAGGTTCTTACCGGCTGAACATACTCCGGCTTTTTCCAGGCACACATCTgctcatcaacaaacacaacatcctCCAGACTCTGAGGGAGGAAAGCAGATGACATCATGTATTAGTAACAGGGTAAAATAATGTAAGCATTTCGATCAGTGATATTTACAAGCACTTTAAATGAGTCATGCAGAGaaccacaataataatatacataacAATCTCATCAAGGATGGCATCAATCGTGCAAAGTTAGAGAAAGAACAACTGAACCAAAACTTTGTCTTTAAGGATAATGTTTCTATGAATAACTGCAATAATACTTCAACCAGTTGAAATTCACTGATACAATTATTATATATGAATATAGAGAATCATTTGTTATGACTCACTTCAGTTGAAGTTAGCTGTTGAACAGCAGGATGAGATGGAAATGGGGGGTTTGTGACATCCTGGAGCCCCTCCTCTGAACCCTGATGATGGAgacgcttaaaatgctttcctTTCCACTTCAAGATGATTATTTTCTTCATAATGTCTAACATTGACAAATAGAAACATTAATGCACACGAACTGTGATCTATTGCAGTGTAATAATTCACAGACTATCCAAAGCTCAATAATAACATGGCTCACTGTAAAACAGCTGCTAACAGTTTACCACACTACATGCTAATAACTGCAGATATGAAAGACGTCTTATTTATGTCACTGTTACATTGCATTTCTCTGTATTGATAATTTCTAAGATGTTTATCTCGAAACCATAACACCCAGGTCACTGTCACATTAAGTTTGGAAACATGATCACTTTAAAAGCACTTACTTTGAgttgatttaaaaagtgtttgaacTTTTGCTGATGATACTTGAAAAAAACccaatgtattttaaagagcgATGGAGACTTCTGAGGAGACTCCCTTGTTGATTAAAGCTCAAAAACTGAAGATAGAAGTTGTTCTATTCTGGAGATCAAAGTCAGCTGCACATCAAAGGTTGATATGGAACACTGAAATTTGGAACACTTGGTTTCTATGGCAACAAAAACCGCAAGTGCcttaacttctttttttattaaaaccccTGTATTATTTGCAGAGGTGGACTTTGCCAACAGGCAAACTAGGCAGCTTCCTGGGGCCCCGCCCTCAGGGGGGCCCCCAACGGCTGACAAACTTTACTCAACAGTAATGTTTTAAAACGAAGCAATTGCAGTGACCTACCTCTTtaactctattttttttctcttggtcTGCCTTAATCCTTCCttaatatatacattaaaattaaaataa encodes the following:
- the LOC114460381 gene encoding transcription factor 7-like 1-A, translating into MKKIIILKWKGKHFKRLHHQGSEEGLQDVTNPPFPSHPAVQQLTSTESLEDVVFVDEQMCAWKKPEYVQPEQVPYDEHRYRAQQHRGQYGGHCKSGPKVFNDVRHGAPNIEDHKVNTVLQKADYYPQQNPGPSTIPSIPAVVHHVELPTFTPPPRNEVIVTKEPYIKKPPNAFMLFLKQNRAAAEAELGVRTSAVVNKHLGERWRALSPELKGLYNAEATLHAFIHLSENPGWTNKINYRNKRKRRDEAN